Within the Polaribacter pectinis genome, the region AATAGATGGTTTTGTTCAGGGACAATTTAAATATAATAAAGTTGACTTTTATTTAGCTGCTAACGTATCTAGAACATCTCATCAAAGAGAAGGTTTGTTTCAAAATGGAGGTTTTGCAAATAATTCTTTAGGGAAGTCAGAAGAATTATCATTTACAAATTATGGTGCTAAAGGTGGTTTTACTTATAAGTTTTCTGGACGTCATTTATTTAATGTAAATGCAGGTTATCTAACAAAAGCACCTAACTTAAGAAATTCATTTTCTAATTCTAGAGAAAATAATAATACTGTAGAGAATTTAACTAGCGAAAAAATAATGACTGCAGATGCAAGTTATATTTTTAGAGGTCCAATTTTACAAGCTAAAGTTACAGGTTATTACACAAAAGTTCAAGACGCAACAGAAATTTCTTTTTTCTTTGCTGATGGAATTGGAGGAGACAACACAGCATTTGTACAAGAAATTTTATCAGGAATTGATAAAAAACATTTTGGAGCAGAATTTGGTGTAGAAGCGCAGGTAACACCTACTATTAAGTTAAAAGCTGCAGGTAATATTGGGCAATATACTTATGATAATAATCCAAATTTATACTTAACTACAGAGAACAATACACGTTCTACAGATGCAGGTTTTGTTAACGGTCGTAAAGATTTTGGTGCAGCAAACCTTAAGAATTACAAATTAGCAGCAGGACCACAAACAGCTTATTCAGTTGGTTTTGAATATAGAGACCCAGATTATTGGTTTGTTGGTGCAACTGCAAACTTTTTTGATAATGTATATGTAGATGTAGCTCCGTTAACAAGAACTTCTAATTTTGCAGATGATGGAGGAATTCCATTTAATGATTATGATGTTGACATTGCTAGAGAATTATTACAACAAGAAAAGTTTAACAATTATATGGTTGTAAACATGATTGGTGGTAAATCTTGGAAAATAGGAGATCAATATATTAGTGTATTTGCTAGTCTTGGTAATTTATTTAACACCAAATATAAATCTGGTGGTTTTGAGCAAGGTAGAAACGCAAATTACAGACAATTAAAAGAAGATAAAGAATTAGATACACCTGTATTTGGAAACAAATATTGGTTTGGTAGAGGAACTTCTTATTTCTTAAACGTAAACTATAGATTTTAAATAAAATAAAAAACTCATTAATATATACAATTATGAAAACAAATAAAATTTTCGGCTTTTTATCATTTTTAATGATAGCCTTCTCAATTACATCTTGTGTACAAGATGGAGATTTTACAGTACCAGATGTATCTGTTGTAGAACCTAATATTACAGCAAATTCTTCAGTTTTAGCAATTAAAACGGCGTTACAGCAAGAGTTTAATTCTAGCGGAGATTTAGTGTATACTTTTTTCGAAAATGAAGAAAACCCAACTTATGTAGAAGCTTATGTTGTATCTAGTGATGCAACAGGTAATTTTTACAAAAAATTAATGGTACAAGATAAGCCAGAAAACCCAACAGCAGGGATTGAAATTATAATAAACCAAACTTCTTTAAGTGAAACTTTTGATATCGGAAGAAAGATCTATATTAAATTAGATGGTTTGTCAGTTTCTTATGATGATGGGGAAAGCGCTAATTTTATTAGCCCAACAAATGGTATTCCTGGTAAATATGTTTTAGGAGTTTTAGATGGAGATCAAGTAGATGATATTCCTTCTACATCTGTAGCAAAACATATTTTTAGATCTGCAACTGTTGCAGAAATAGTACCTACAAGTATTAAGTTAGCAGATATTACAGGAGAACACATTAGTACAATGATACAATTACCTTCTGCACAAATGTTAAAGTCAGATTTAACTAAAACTTTTGCAGGTGAATCTAATGATGAGTTTGATGGTTTTAGAACTGTTTTTGAATGTGAAACAGAAAAAACAATCCAATTACAAACAAGTACGTTTGCAAGTTTTAAATCTAATTTAGTTCCTCAAGGAAAAGGTACATTTACAGCAGTATTATCTAAAGACTTTAGATCAGAGTTTTTAGTTGCTATAGCAAACAAACCGTCAGATTTAGAATTTACAGATATGGACAGATGTGATCCTCCAGTTTTAGATTGTGGTACAGGAGCAGTTGGTGGAAGCGTTGTTTTATTAGAAGAAGATTTCGAAAACATTACAACGTCTGGTGCAATTACTGCTGCAGGTTGGACAAACGTAAACGTAAATGGTGGAAGTACTATTTACCAATCAAGAAGTTTTAGTGGAAATAGATACCTTCAAATTTCGGCATTTAGATCAGGAGAAACTCCATTAGAAGTTTGGTTAGTTTCACCAGAAATAGATTTAGATGCTACAACAGATGAAGAGTTAACATTTGAAACAAATACAGGTTTTGATAATGGAAAAGCATTATCAACTTATGTATCTTCAGATTTTACAGGAGATGTAACTACGGCTACTTGGTTAAGATTAGATGCAGTTTTATCTGAAGGACCATCTTCTGGTTACGGAAGTTTTGTTAGTTCTGGTTCTATAAATGTTTCTTGTTTATCAGGTAAACTTCATGTTGCTTTTAAATATGAAGGAGCAGATAATGGTGTAACTACTACTTT harbors:
- a CDS encoding DUF5689 domain-containing protein, with amino-acid sequence MKTNKIFGFLSFLMIAFSITSCVQDGDFTVPDVSVVEPNITANSSVLAIKTALQQEFNSSGDLVYTFFENEENPTYVEAYVVSSDATGNFYKKLMVQDKPENPTAGIEIIINQTSLSETFDIGRKIYIKLDGLSVSYDDGESANFISPTNGIPGKYVLGVLDGDQVDDIPSTSVAKHIFRSATVAEIVPTSIKLADITGEHISTMIQLPSAQMLKSDLTKTFAGESNDEFDGFRTVFECETEKTIQLQTSTFASFKSNLVPQGKGTFTAVLSKDFRSEFLVAIANKPSDLEFTDMDRCDPPVLDCGTGAVGGSVVLLEEDFENITTSGAITAAGWTNVNVNGGSTIYQSRSFSGNRYLQISAFRSGETPLEVWLVSPEIDLDATTDEELTFETNTGFDNGKALSTYVSSDFTGDVTTATWLRLDAVLSEGPSSGYGSFVSSGSINVSCLSGKLHVAFKYEGADNGVTTTFQVDNVKVTGK